The genomic region tatttaaaattgtataattatctattttaaattgttttttataCATTATGTGTACTAAACTATTttgttatattatatatttctaatTCTTTTCACATATCACCTTTATAGCTTATTTCAAATTGtttttatacatattatttaaaaaaaaactgttttgtatattatttctttaaagcttccttttattttaaacttttatctatattttttaaaattaacttatatatattgtttattttaaaattattttacataCCTTATTTTGAACCctatttatttatgttaaaatgttttgttattattatttactttaatttttatactttatttcgtacttttgtatatatatatatatatatatatattatatctattttaaaaGTTCTTCATATGCATATATCATTCTTTCTTCAAAAAAAAACGTTTTGTATATTGTcgattttaactttcttttttacattatttattttaaattcattcaTGGTCATTTAAAATTCATCTTGCAATTGTTATTTTAGTTTGCTTTTaactatttattatatatatatatatatattttttttttttaaattgtatcATTTAATTCATTTGTTCTTGATTATTAATGATTAATTTTTTAAAGAGTGCATATTGTGAGATTATTGCTATTGcatgtatgttaatttgcttaCTCGTGTTCATATTATTGCCATTCGCTTGTGGAATATATTATGCATGTATCATTCTTCCATGTCGCACTATACTTTTATTTCATATCATCGCCCCATGAATCAAGCCTCtttacattcatccaataaattgtTTTATCTTAACCCAAAAAAATAACGTACATTGTTTAAATATCGTATTTGCtattatttaaaaacaaaaatttcaaaataagacaatgtttcgcgttttggaacatcgagaaattgtgccctaacttaccgggtttcgattttcttgttggttctaaatagtcaaatatccttttgagttttaaaatacacggaatttcaattaaaattaaagataaacttgcgctcgggagttcatggtactgtatcctaacttacgggatgtgatactccgatatctcgagacgaGAAAATCTTTAGCAATCGTTTTTAGAATCGATATTAACAAAAAAGGATCACATTTTAAATCCGTTCccgattttcaactttcgacattgagactttaactaatcaatttggtaccaatttttgggcgtgtcgagggtgctaatccttcctcgcacgtaaccgactcttgAACCTgttctctcaagtttcgtagactaaaaatatcgttttagtaaactaaaatgttttattaaaacaaaggtgatccgatcacacctaataaagatcggtggcgactcctgttttaatttttattttcaaacaaAGTCAATTccagtttaaaaaaaaaagggttttgacAATGCATAAAGACACCTATCCAAGACAGAGAAGTATGTATAGTGGGTGTAGCAATTCGTTTCAAATTTATGGACAAAATCCAAGACCATGAAAGCTGTAAAAACTATGGACAAAAAGAAagttaaataattgaagtgagATATCAATAAGAATTCCCTCAATCAAAACTTTCCATGATAATTGTAACTATTTAAATTTAATCCttgtatgttttatttaaatttattccgGATTCATAAACGGTTCTACTGATAAAGCAATTTGCAGAAAGAGTTTACAAAAATAAGAAAAACCGAGAAAATAAAACCACACACATCGTCTCACAAACGTAACAAAAGCCCGTAAATACTAATTTACAAATGCAGACACTGATATGATCAACTTGAACAAGCAATGCAAGTTATCCTCAAACGACACCTTGAATCCTATCTTAAAACCACTTGCACTGTAAACGAACCCAGAAAACATCCTCTTTCTAGCCAATTGTATTGTAGCAAGGGTGCATTCTTCTCTCAGCTTCAGTTCGAACCACTGtacatgaaaaataaaaagaggaAAGAGATTAGGTCTAATCTCTAGATTACAAAACCAATGAGAAATTAATAGATGGTTAAAAACAACCTTGAAATTTTAAATTCAGTGAATGTTTCTTTTTCCTCGAATTTTGCAAACCCACCTTGTAAAATTCGGTTTCCAATCTCTCTCGACCATTCTCACAAACCACCATGGCCTTCCAGTAGTGAACACGATGTAGCCGGTGCTCAATCCTAGCACTGCTCCACATCCATATCCCATCATTACAAGTTTCCATAAAAAGCTTATTGGAGAACCTTCATCTTCCTTGAACTTCGATGGAGGTGGTTTAGGTTCGTCGCATTGCTTTGTCAAAGGGAAGCCACATAATCCCAAGTTTCCATGATAGGAATCGTTCTCAAAAGTGTCGAATTGATTTCCCTGGGGAATTGGTCCCACCAGATTATTATTGGAAAAATTTAACACTGCAAGAAATGTCAAGTTTGTCAACTGAGATGGAATCCTGCCGCTGAGCTTGTTTGATGAAAGATCTAATGATTCAAGTTCCATTAAATTTCCCAACGAGGGTGGGATATGACCTATGAAGTTGTTGTCAGACAGGTTGAGCATGTGAATTGCATGAAGCTGTCCAATGACGTCAGGGATCTTTCCATAGAATTTATTGCTTGAAAAATCAATGCCAGAGAAAATGGGTAACGATCTTTTGTACTCCAACTCTATGTCTGATCTTTTCGTCGTTACATTCTCTGAAATTTGACCATAATAATCGAGTGCTAAATGTTGATACAGTCCTAGATTTTCCCAGGCTTCTTGAAACATTGATTTATGTTTGCTTATTGCATGCTTCAAAGCATCTAGATTTTGGAAGAAAGTTGTAGGCAGGAGGCCAGTAAATTTATTCTGAGAGAGATCAGCAATTTGCAATGATGAAAAGGATGGTTTAGTATCACTGGAAATGCTCAAGGGACCTTGAAAATTGTTGAATCGGAGGATTAAAACTTGCAAATCTGGAAGTACACCTAACCAATGGGGAAATGTGTCACTTAACTTGTTATTTGCCAGATTTAAGAACTTCAAAGAAGTACAATTACTCAAGGATCGTGGCAATAGCCCTTCCAACTGGTTGTCGTTAAGTGCAAGATTCATCAAAGCATTGTCATCGACACAAAAATCAGGGATTTTTCCACGAAATTTATTCATTTGTAGGTTTATGTTTAAGATCTCGTGGCTAAAATTTCCAAGACAAGCCGGAATAACTCCTCCCAAGTAATTTCTAGACATATCAAGGACATCAAGTGAAGTCAAATTACAAATTGAAGGAGGGATTTTTCCTGTCAAATTGTTGTTTGAAATCCAAAATCCTTGCAAAGAAGGCGGTAGTGGGGTCAGAGGAAGATTGTGGAGTTGGTTTGAACGAAGATCAAGGAATTTAAGATTCTTCCCTGGAAAATGCTCTAAACCCGTCAGTGAGTTGTAGGAAAGATTTAAAACAATCAATTGTTCCCAACCTTCTGATTCCCACTTGAAAATTGAaccttgaattgaattattagaaAGATCGAGAAGGCTCAATTTTTTGGCTGATCGTAAGAAATTTGGAAATTGCCTTACGTTGCAAGAAGAGAAGTATAAAGTATCGAGCTCTTGAAAAGTAGTGTTAGAGCCACTGCCAGTACTCCATGATAGCAATGTgttgtttgaaagattaagtTTCATAAGCCTCTTTAGCTTTGAAAGCACATCTAACTTGATGACACCGCTAAAACTATTTGATGAAAGATCAAGTGTTAAAAGATTCTCTAACTTTGAAAACATAACTGAGTTGATTACACCATTAAAATTATTTGATGAAAGATCAAGTTCAGTAAGATTTACAAGATCAAAGAACGAACTCGGTATTTCACCATGGATTTCATTGTAGCCCAAATCAACcttttgaactgatttaggctttTGAATCTGATTGATAGGACCAGAGAGACTGTTACCACTGAGGTCTAACTCTTCCAAAGATGGCAACGTAAAAGGCCAAGATGGAATTGCACCGGTTAACAAATTATTACTTAAACACAAAACTTTTAGATCCTGAAACCCGCGTACATGAGTCGGGAGTAAACCCTCTAGACTGTTGTTTGATAACACTAAATCAGTAAGCTGTTTAAGGCTGAAAAGTGCAGAGGGAAGTTGACCTTGGAATTCATTATTAGATAAATCCAGAAAGGTGATTTTTGTGAGGTTTCCAATGGATGCAGGAATTGACCCTCTAAATTGATTATCATTAAGGTCAATGTACTTGAGGTGACTACTCCAATTGGAGCTAGGGAGGTAACCTGTCAAAGAGTTCAAGCTTAGATCAACATATTCTAGGAACCGGAACTGGAATATTTCTGTAGGGAATTTCCCCTTCAAATTACAAAACTTAATCCCCAACTGCTTTAGAGATGAAGGCAAGTTCATGAAGGAGGTAGGCACAACATCAGACATATTTACCCGGTCAAGTACAAGATTTTCTAATTTAGAAAAGTTGCGCGTAAGCATGTCAAAACTTTGCCTATCAAATTTCAAATCATATGTAGAAAGATCAAGTGAAATCAATTTTGATAGCAAAGAAATATCTAACGGAACTGAACCAGAGAAGGAACAACCAGAAAAATTAAGATATGTCAGACTTACTAACTGACTAAACCCAGATGGAATCGAACCACTGAAATTGTTAAAAGAAAGGTCGAGCCGTTTGAGCCCTTGAAGGCGGAAAAGGCTGGTGTTTGGGGAAAGTGAGCCGGTAAGCATAGAGCAACTAAGGTCGAGGCTAATCACCTGACCAGTTACTTTATTACAAGTGACTCCCTCCCATGTGCAGCAGTTCGTGCTTTCATTCCAAGATTTTGTTTTGGGATATGCACATAAATCATGAGCAGATTCATCAATGAATAGGGTGTTGTTGAATTGGAGCAAGGCGGAGGTGTCTTCTGGTAGACACAAAGGGGTAGGATTAAGAGAAGAGGAAGACAAACTCAAAAAAGAATCGACTACGGAAAGAAAGAACAGCACAAAGAGGAGACTACGGATTGGACACAACCATATAAACTTTCCCATTTCTAGAATCTAAGAAACAAGAGATGATAGGAGGCAAAAGTTTTAAGGAAATGAAGTTGGAAATTTGCTATGAGTGGAGGCTTGAGAGATGCTATGCGAAGGTGGATTTATTTATATTCCTTGATTTCATGTGGACTGTTACAAGTCTTTCCTGAGTCTTTTAAAATTCTTTAAATTTCTTTCAATGTGAGATttgttttataataaaataaataataaaatttttctataaaaattatgaaaaacaaTAAGTAGATAAAGAAGGAATAATTTTGTAAGATAATTTCattagattttaattatatttttcttttaagaaaatatttaatactaTTCATACTCCCTATTTAACCTATAATGAGAAGAATAATACATTTTAGTACATTCAATTTATATCATCCTATATTAATAACAATATCTatgttaattaaactaagatttaattaattaataattttaaatataaatttaataatacaaTTAAGAATAGAAAGTATTCTCTCCGGTTTAAAATATTTCTAAAGTCctacttatatatattattatagatAGATATCACCTTTTACGTTTGCTCTTGCTGAGGAACTCTCCTACTTTTTGCTTTTGTTTAGCCTCTATTTTAGTGACACGTTGATCAAAGAAAATAATGGACGGACCCAATATTATTGCCATAATTAGATCCCAATAATTGAAGTTTTACTAGCAGGGTGTAATTAATTCTTTTTCCATGAGAATggtcaaatttatctttttaagaGTAATTTAAATGTAGGAACATCTTCATAGtagttaaattaattttattagagGAAAATGATTTGGCTAACCAATCAACAACcatagttcttttcatgtttacaaattagattttaattgataaaaattatcaagacactatttttctttatttaacgAGAGTTATTAAAGACTTACTTTTAACGTAACCTTTAACCATTTTCACTAGGATATAAATTTGATCCTATTAACAATCAGATTCTTAAATCTCTACGTCGGTAAGTACAGTCCAATTTCATGAGTGAGTTTGTTCATTTAACAATTAATTAGGAGGAAATGGCAGTCAACATCTTAAAAGCGATGGCTAATGTGAACAAGTGTAGTATGATGTAACTTCTCTTTGCACATCTTTAACTTATTTCGAAAATATCTACTTTCATATCCTTGCTACTAGCTACTGTGATTTTTAAGCATTCACACTCaaaggaaaaacaaaaattaaaaaaagggcATGCAAGACAATCAGGCATGATTGATAGAGGTAAAAATAGTAATACTAGAGATCTGTATATTGACTTGAAATGGTGTTCGTCAACTTATCCAcatgataaaaattaaatcatttaaaagattttttttcctcagccaaaattcatattattataaataaattaaattactgaaatatcagCAACATCGCAATCCATAGACagtcatttttattcttttagcagggaattaatttaattgtaTCGACCATCCGAATTCTTGTATCTATGCTAGTAATGATGTATTTAGATGAGTGGTGGAGTGTTGTACGGTGcgtttagtttattttttgttTCACGTTATAGTATTGCTATAATATCTAATCTCACTGTTACCTCTATTTTTATACTAACCGCAGTTAAAACGCATTATCCATTTAAATCC from Gossypium arboreum isolate Shixiya-1 chromosome 1, ASM2569848v2, whole genome shotgun sequence harbors:
- the LOC108456611 gene encoding receptor-like protein 6 isoform X2; translation: MGKFIWLCPIRSLLFVLFFLSVVDSFLSLSSSSLNPTPLCLPEDTSALLQFNNTLFIDESAHDLCAYPKTKSWNESTNCCTWEGVTCNKVTGQVISLDLSCSMLTGSLSPNTSLFRLQGLKRLDLSFNNFSGSIPSGFSQLVSLTYLNFSGCSFSGSVPLDISLLSKLISLDLSTYDLKFDRQSFDMLTRNFSKLENLVLDRVNMSDVVPTSFMNLPSSLKQLGIKFCNLKGKFPTEIFQFRFLEYVDLSLNSLTGYLPSSNWSSHLKYIDLNDNQFRGSIPASIGNLTKITFLDLSNNEFQGQLPSALFSLKQLTDLVLSNNSLEGLLPTHVRGFQDLKVLCLSNNLLTGAIPSWPFTLPSLEELDLSGNSLSGPINQIQKPKSVQKVDLGYNEIHGEIPSSFFDLVNLTELDLSSNNFNGVINSVMFSKLENLLTLDLSSNSFSGVIKLDVLSKLKRLMKLNLSNNTLLSWSTGSGSNTTFQELDTLYFSSCNVRQFPNFLRSAKKLSLLDLSNNSIQGSIFKWESEGWEQLIVLNLSYNSLTGLEHFPGKNLKFLDLRSNQLHNLPLTPLPPSLQGFWISNNNLTGKIPPSICNLTSLDVLDMSRNYLGGVIPACLGNFSHEILNINLQMNKFRGKIPDFCVDDNALMNLALNDNQLEGLLPRSLSNCTSLKFLNLANNKLSDTFPHWLGVLPDLQVLILRFNNFQGPLSISSDTKPSFSSLQIADLSQNKFTGLLPTTFFQNLDALKHAISKHKSMFQEAWENLGLYQHLALDYYGQISENVTTKRSDIELEYKRSLPIFSGIDFSSNKFYGKIPDVIGQLHAIHMLNLSDNNFIGHIPPSLGNLMELESLDLSSNKLSGRIPSQLTNLTFLAVLNFSNNNLVGPIPQGNQFDTFENDSYHGNLGLCGFPLTKQCDEPKPPPSKFKEDEGSPISFLWKLVMMGYGCGAVLGLSTGYIVFTTGRPWWFVRMVERDWKPNFTSGSN
- the LOC108456611 gene encoding receptor-like protein 6 isoform X4; this translates as MGKFIWLCPIRSLLFVLFFLSVVDSFLSLSSSSLNPTPLCLPEDTSALLQFNNTLFIDESAHDLCAYPKTKSWNESTNCCTWEGVTCNKVTGQVISLDLSCSMLTGSLSPNTSLFRLQGLKRLDLSFNNFSGSIPSGFSQLVSLTYLNFSGCSFSGSVPLDISLLSKLISLDLSTYDLKFDRQSFDMLTRNFSKLENLVLDRVNMSDVVPTSFMNLPSSLKQLGIKFCNLKGKFPTEIFQFRFLEYVDLSLNSLTGYLPSSNWSSHLKYIDLNDNQFRGSIPASIGNLTKITFLDLSNNEFQGQLPSALFSLKQLTDLVLSNNSLEGLLPTHVRGFQDLKVLCLSNNLLTGAIPSWPFTLPSLEELDLSGNSLSGPINQIQKPKSVQKVDLGYNEIHGEIPSSFFDLVNLTELDLSSNNFNGVINSVMFSKLENLLTLDLSSNSFSGVIKLDVLSKLKRLMKLNLSNNTLLSWSTGSGSNTTFQELDTLYFSSCNVRQFPNFLRSAKKLSLLDLSNNSIQGSIFKWESEGWEQLIVLNLSYNSLTGLEHFPGKNLKFLDLRSNQLHNLPLTPLPPSLQGFWISNNNLTGKIPPSICNLTSLDVLDMSRNYLGGVIPACLGNFSHEILNINLQMNKFRGKIPDFCVDDNALMNLALNDNQLEGLLPRSLSNCTSLKFLNLANNKLSDTFPHWLGVLPDLQVLILRFNNFQGPLSISSDTKPSFSSLQIADLSQNKFTGLLPTTFFQNLDALKHAISKHKSMFQEAWENLGLYQHLALDYYGQISENVTTKRSDIELEYKRSLPIFSGIDFSSNKFYGKIPDVIGQLHAIHMLNLSDNNFIVLNFSNNNLVGPIPQGNQFDTFENDSYHGNLGLCGFPLTKQCDEPKPPPSKFKEDEGSPISFLWKLVMMGYGCGAVLGLSTGYIVFTTGRPWWFVRMVERDWKPNFTSGSN
- the LOC108456611 gene encoding receptor-like protein 6 isoform X1 translates to MGKFIWLCPIRSLLFVLFFLSVVDSFLSLSSSSLNPTPLCLPEDTSALLQFNNTLFIDESAHDLCAYPKTKSWNESTNCCTWEGVTCNKVTGQVISLDLSCSMLTGSLSPNTSLFRLQGLKRLDLSFNNFSGSIPSGFSQLVSLTYLNFSGCSFSGSVPLDISLLSKLISLDLSTYDLKFDRQSFDMLTRNFSKLENLVLDRVNMSDVVPTSFMNLPSSLKQLGIKFCNLKGKFPTEIFQFRFLEYVDLSLNSLTGYLPSSNWSSHLKYIDLNDNQFRGSIPASIGNLTKITFLDLSNNEFQGQLPSALFSLKQLTDLVLSNNSLEGLLPTHVRGFQDLKVLCLSNNLLTGAIPSWPFTLPSLEELDLSGNSLSGPINQIQKPKSVQKVDLGYNEIHGEIPSSFFDLVNLTELDLSSNNFNGVINSVMFSKLENLLTLDLSSNSFSGVIKLDVLSKLKRLMKLNLSNNTLLSWSTGSGSNTTFQELDTLYFSSCNVRQFPNFLRSAKKLSLLDLSNNSIQGSIFKWESEGWEQLIVLNLSYNSLTGLEHFPGKNLKFLDLRSNQLHNLPLTPLPPSLQGFWISNNNLTGKIPPSICNLTSLDVLDMSRNYLGGVIPACLGNFSHEILNINLQMNKFRGKIPDFCVDDNALMNLALNDNQLEGLLPRSLSNCTSLKFLNLANNKLSDTFPHWLGVLPDLQVLILRFNNFQGPLSISSDTKPSFSSLQIADLSQNKFTGLLPTTFFQNLDALKHAISKHKSMFQEAWENLGLYQHLALDYYGQISENVTTKRSDIELEYKRSLPIFSGIDFSSNKFYGKIPDVIGQLHAIHMLNLSDNNFIGHIPPSLGNLMELESLDLSSNKLSGRIPSQLTNLTFLAVLNFSNNNLVGPIPQGNQFDTFENDSYHGNLGLCGFPLTKQCDEPKPPPSKFKEDEGSPISFLWKLVMMGYGCGAVLGLSTGYIVFTTGRPWWFVRMVERDWKPNFTRWVCKIRGKRNIH
- the LOC108456611 gene encoding receptor-like protein 6 isoform X3, which translates into the protein MGKFIWLCPIRSLLFVLFFLSVVDSFLSLSSSSLNPTPLCLPEDTSALLQFNNTLFIDESAHDLCAYPKTKSWNESTNCCTWEGVTCNKVTGQVISLDLSCSMLTGSLSPNTSLFRLQGLKRLDLSFNNFSGSIPSGFSQLVSLTYLNFSGCSFSGSVPLDISLLSKLISLDLSTYDLKFDRQSFDMLTRNFSKLENLVLDRVNMSDVVPTSFMNLPSSLKQLGIKFCNLKGKFPTEIFQFRFLEYVDLSLNSLTGYLPSSNWSSHLKYIDLNDNQFRGSIPASIGNLTKITFLDLSNNEFQGQLPSALFSLKQLTDLVLSNNSLEGLLPTHVRGFQDLKVLCLSNNLLTGAIPSWPFTLPSLEELDLSGNSLSGPINQIQKPKSVQKVDLGYNEIHGEIPSSFFDLVNLTELDLSSNNFNGVINSVMFSKLENLLTLDLSSNSFSGVIKLDVLSKLKRLMKLNLSNNTLLSWSTGSGSNTTFQELDTLYFSSCNVRQFPNFLRSAKKLSLLDLSNNSIQGSIFKWESEGWEQLIVLNLSYNSLTGLEHFPGKNLKFLDLRSNQLHNLPLTPLPPSLQGFWISNNNLTGKIPPSICNLTSLDVLDMSRNYLGGVIPACLGNFSHEILNINLQMNKFRGKIPDFCVDDNALMNLALNDNQLEGLLPRSLSNCTSLKFLNLANNKLSDTFPHWLGVLPDLQVLILRFNNFQGPLSISSDTKPSFSSLQIADLSQNKFTGLLPTTFFQNLDALKHAISKHKSMFQEAWENLGLYQHLALDYYGQISENVTTKRSDIELEYKRSLPIFSGIDFSSNKFYGKIPDVIGQLHAIHMLNLSDNNFIVLNFSNNNLVGPIPQGNQFDTFENDSYHGNLGLCGFPLTKQCDEPKPPPSKFKEDEGSPISFLWKLVMMGYGCGAVLGLSTGYIVFTTGRPWWFVRMVERDWKPNFTRWVCKIRGKRNIH